The Flammeovirgaceae bacterium genome contains a region encoding:
- a CDS encoding transposase gives MLDAYVFESLTQVRILADEWMNDYNYHRPHDALEGRSPADMLAVDLWKTRNEFPTNPQPVTMITMNKFSNLELS, from the coding sequence GTGCTTGATGCATACGTATTCGAATCGCTGACCCAGGTTAGAATCCTGGCAGACGAGTGGATGAATGATTATAACTACCACCGTCCCCATGACGCGCTAGAAGGTCGCAGTCCTGCGGACATGCTGGCAGTGGATTTATGGAAAACTCGAAACGAGTTTCCCACAAACCCACAGCCGGTTACTATGATAACAATGAATAAATTTTCTAATTTAGAGTTGTCCTAA
- a CDS encoding transposase family protein, with translation MSDSLLSGRKFRVLNLLDDFNREALAIEVDTSMRAERVIRVLEQVIGWRGKPKRIRVDNGPEFISSKLGLWCEENGIHLQFIQPGKPSQNAYVSSPENRTVLN, from the coding sequence ATGAGTGATTCTCTTTTGTCAGGTCGTAAGTTCAGGGTGCTGAACCTGCTGGATGACTTTAACCGCGAGGCTCTGGCTATTGAAGTGGACACCTCAATGAGAGCCGAACGGGTGATACGGGTGCTGGAACAAGTCATTGGGTGGAGAGGGAAACCCAAGCGAATCAGGGTTGATAATGGGCCCGAATTCATATCAAGCAAACTTGGCTTATGGTGCGAGGAGAATGGTATCCATTTACAATTCATTCAACCAGGCAAACCTTCCCAAAATGCATATGTAAGCTCCCCCGAAAATAGGACAGTTTTGAATTAG
- a CDS encoding transposase — protein sequence MKRTRFTEVQIFNILKEFDAGKNIQDIARDQGISKATIYNWKAKYGGMEMSELKRVKELEEENRKLKQMYADLALDNKMLKDVLGKKY from the coding sequence ATGAAAAGAACACGATTCACCGAAGTCCAGATTTTCAACATTCTCAAGGAGTTTGATGCTGGCAAAAACATCCAGGATATTGCCCGCGATCAGGGGATTTCGAAAGCCACCATTTATAACTGGAAGGCAAAATACGGGGGCATGGAGATGAGCGAACTCAAGCGGGTTAAGGAACTTGAGGAAGAAAACCGGAAACTCAAGCAGATGTATGCCGACCTGGCCCTGGACAACAAGATGCTTAAAGATGTTTTGGGAAAAAAGTATTAA
- a CDS encoding AAA family ATPase — protein MADTILEIADKSNPLKIDIQETKDGEPVSSTKVQNNLSLPATLKLLDHPLFDDYVTTLYRFATIIAKADNIVTKKEETALKEIYQITHKPVPEDENKAVNISEAEESESLEQVLAELESLIGLDDVKREVKSLINFIQIQKEREKQGLKNSQVSYHCVFTGSPGTGKTTIARLVAKIYKHLGILEKGQLVETDRSGLVAEYLGQTSTKVDKVVKSALDGILFIDEAYALVGQGNDDYGKEAVAALIKRMEDNRDKLVLIVAGYSEEMKTFIDTNPGFKSRFNRYIHFPDYTPDEMIKIYELLCSKSEYNISPSAKTLLTDAFKHLYETKTKDFGNGRLVRNIFEKSIENQSNRIALTDQQLTKEILTTIESEDIPNVTIYAS, from the coding sequence ATGGCTGACACAATTTTAGAAATTGCAGACAAAAGCAACCCTCTAAAAATTGACATTCAAGAAACCAAAGATGGAGAGCCAGTTTCCTCTACTAAAGTTCAAAACAATCTTTCTTTACCAGCTACATTAAAGCTTTTAGACCATCCCCTTTTTGATGATTATGTTACAACTTTATATCGTTTTGCAACGATAATCGCAAAAGCTGATAATATAGTAACCAAAAAAGAAGAAACTGCCTTGAAAGAAATATATCAGATAACGCACAAACCAGTTCCAGAAGATGAAAACAAAGCAGTTAATATTTCAGAAGCTGAAGAATCAGAAAGCTTAGAACAAGTTTTGGCGGAACTTGAAAGTTTGATAGGACTTGATGATGTAAAGCGAGAAGTTAAGTCTTTAATCAACTTTATACAAATTCAAAAAGAACGTGAAAAGCAAGGACTTAAAAACTCACAAGTATCTTACCATTGTGTTTTTACAGGCTCACCAGGAACAGGAAAAACTACAATTGCTCGTTTAGTTGCCAAAATTTACAAGCATTTAGGGATATTAGAGAAAGGTCAATTAGTAGAAACAGACCGTTCAGGACTTGTTGCAGAATATTTAGGTCAGACATCAACCAAAGTTGACAAAGTTGTTAAATCTGCTCTTGACGGAATCCTTTTTATAGATGAAGCTTATGCGTTAGTTGGACAAGGAAATGATGATTATGGGAAAGAAGCCGTTGCAGCTTTAATAAAACGAATGGAAGACAATCGAGACAAATTGGTTTTAATTGTAGCAGGATATTCGGAAGAAATGAAAACATTCATTGATACTAATCCCGGCTTCAAATCTCGGTTTAACAGATATATTCATTTCCCTGACTATACGCCAGACGAAATGATAAAAATTTATGAATTGCTATGTTCTAAATCTGAATATAACATTTCACCAAGTGCTAAAACCCTTTTGACAGACGCTTTTAAACACCTTTACGAGACAAAAACAAAGGACTTTGGCAACGGTAGACTTGTAAGAAATATTTTTGAGAAGTCAATCGAAAACCAATCAAACAGAATTGCTTTGACAGACCAACAGTTGACTAAAGAGATATTAACAACAATAGAATCAGAAGACATACCAAACGTGACAATATATGCAAGTTGA
- a CDS encoding transposase, which yields MPTYSISLDNARQVTHKWVDDYNHKRPHQALNYQTPMAYAA from the coding sequence ATGCCAACGTATTCAATTTCACTGGATAACGCCCGGCAAGTCACTCACAAGTGGGTCGATGATTACAACCATAAAAGGCCACACCAGGCGCTCAACTATCAAACACCCATGGCCTATGCTGCGTGA
- a CDS encoding transposase family protein produces the protein MDFMSDALDSGRTFRTLNIVDHFNRQCMGIEVDFNLPARRVIEALERAIERYGKPLSIRTDNGPEFRAKRFMNWMHNNHIQWNPIQKGKPQQNAIIERFNKTYREDVLDANVFNFTG, from the coding sequence ATGGACTTTATGAGCGATGCCCTGGATAGCGGGCGTACATTCCGCACACTCAACATCGTGGACCATTTCAACCGCCAGTGTATGGGTATTGAGGTGGACTTTAACCTGCCGGCCAGAAGGGTAATAGAAGCATTGGAGCGTGCCATTGAGCGGTACGGCAAACCGCTCAGCATCCGTACCGACAACGGCCCTGAGTTCCGCGCCAAACGCTTTATGAACTGGATGCACAACAACCACATCCAGTGGAACCCGATACAGAAAGGAAAGCCGCAACAGAACGCCATCATCGAACGATTCAACAAAACTTATCGCGAAGATGTGTTGGATGCCAACGTATTCAATTTCACTGGATAA
- a CDS encoding transposase, producing MKKSKFTEAQIIGILNEQIQQDQKVAEVCRKHGISEATFYNWRSKYAGMTVDELKRLKELEYENARLKKIVANQSLEIDAIKDLLSKSSDARTKEHGLAHLKKQFRMSHVRACKLVGCSRTKKYYRKRMPAKDAVVKSNRTSHRNKP from the coding sequence ATGAAGAAGAGCAAATTTACCGAGGCCCAGATTATTGGCATCCTCAACGAACAAATCCAACAAGACCAGAAGGTGGCCGAAGTATGCCGCAAGCATGGTATTAGCGAGGCTACGTTCTACAATTGGCGCAGCAAGTACGCGGGCATGACCGTTGACGAACTTAAGCGACTTAAAGAACTTGAGTATGAAAATGCGAGGCTCAAGAAAATTGTGGCCAACCAGAGCCTGGAGATTGATGCCATAAAAGACCTGCTCTCAAAAAGTTCTGACGCCCGGACAAAAGAACACGGCCTGGCCCATTTGAAGAAGCAGTTTCGAATGAGCCATGTCCGGGCGTGCAAACTGGTGGGCTGTTCGCGTACTAAAAAGTATTACCGCAAGCGGATGCCGGCCAAAGATGCCGTGGTAAAAAGCAATCGAACAAGTCATCGGAACAAGCCGTAA
- a CDS encoding type II toxin-antitoxin system HigB family toxin, which translates to MRVIAKKVLREFWIKHSDCEQQLKSWYREAQKSEWKNTNEIKKEYPTASILGDNRVVFNIKGNNYRLIVKINFHYQMMWIRFVGTHKEYDRIDANKI; encoded by the coding sequence TTGAGAGTAATTGCTAAAAAGGTACTCCGAGAGTTTTGGATTAAACATTCGGACTGTGAACAACAACTTAAATCTTGGTATCGAGAAGCTCAAAAGAGTGAGTGGAAAAATACCAATGAAATCAAAAAGGAGTATCCAACAGCAAGTATTCTTGGGGACAATAGAGTAGTTTTCAACATAAAGGGGAACAACTACCGACTAATTGTTAAGATTAATTTCCATTATCAAATGATGTGGATTCGATTTGTCGGGACTCATAAAGAATATGACAGAATTGATGCGAATAAAATTTGA
- a CDS encoding helix-turn-helix domain-containing protein: protein MNLKPIKTKKDYQQALDRLELIFDAKKGTKEGDELEILGILIDQYENEHFPIDLPDPIEAIKFRMEQLGYTQTDLAKVVGLKSRASEILNKKRKLSLDMIRQLHEKLNIPTDVLIQVY from the coding sequence ATGAACTTAAAACCAATAAAAACTAAAAAGGACTACCAACAAGCATTGGACAGACTTGAGCTAATCTTTGACGCAAAAAAAGGGACAAAGGAAGGAGACGAACTTGAGATATTGGGTATTTTAATTGACCAATACGAAAATGAACATTTCCCAATTGACCTACCAGACCCTATTGAAGCGATAAAATTCAGAATGGAACAACTTGGTTATACTCAGACAGATTTAGCGAAAGTCGTTGGACTTAAGAGTAGAGCAAGTGAAATACTAAACAAAAAAAGAAAACTATCATTGGACATGATTAGACAACTTCATGAAAAATTAAATATTCCGACAGACGTTTTAATACAGGTCTACTAA
- a CDS encoding transposase — protein MKRTRFTEVQIFNILKEFDAGKNIQDIARDQGISKCKLPLFRTTLN, from the coding sequence ATGAAAAGAACACGATTCACCGAAGTCCAGATTTTCAACATTCTCAAGGAGTTTGATGCTGGCAAAAACATCCAGGATATTGCCCGCGATCAGGGGATTTCGAAATGTAAGCTCCCCCTTTTTAGGACAACTCTAAATTAG